The genomic DNA CGGGCCTGACGGAACGCACCTTCTTCCGGCACTTCACCGACAAACGCGAGGTGCTGTTTCGGGGCCGTGAACTCGCCGACGCACTTGAAGCCGCGATCGACGACGCCCCGGCGGCCGCCGCGCCACTCGACGCCGTCGCCGGCGCGCTGGAATCACTGTCCGACTTCTTCGCCGACCGTCGCCCACATGCGCGCCGGCGCCAGACCGTGATCGCCGCCAATCCGAGCCTGCAAGAACGCGAACTCATCAAGCTCGCTTCACTGGCGACGACGATCTGCGATGCGTTGCGCCGCCGCGGCGTCGCCGACCCCATGGCCGGCCTGGTCGCCGAGGCCGGTATCGCGGTGTTCAAGGTGGCGTTCGAACACTGGCTCACCGACCCGGCCGAGCGGAGCCTCGCCGAGCACATCCGCGAGGCATTCTCCGAGCTCAGGACCGCGACCCAATCCTGAACCGCCGCAACCGGTTACAGCGGCGACGCACCACGCAGGTGCTCGAAGATCAGTGACGTCTGGGTGCCTGCCACATCGGCGTCGGCGTTGAGGTGCTCGACCACGAACGCCCGTAGGTGTGGGGTGTCGCGCGCGGCGACGTGCAGGATGAAGTCGTCGGCGCCGGCCAGAAAATAGACGTCCATCACCTGCGGCAGCCGTCGCATGTGGGCGATGAAGTCGCGAATTCGTGCGCGCGCACCGGATTGCAGGCTCACCGAGATCATCGCCTGCAGGCCCAAGCCGATGGCCGCCGGATCGATGTCGGCATGGAAACCGCGGATCACTCCGAGCTGTTGTAGCCGGCGGACCCGGCCGTGGCAGGTCGATGCGGCGATCCCGACGAGCTCCGCCAGCGCGCTGTTGGGCATGCGTGCGTCGGCGTGTAGCGCGGTCACGATCTGCCGGTCGACGTCGTCGAGTTCGACGGGCTGAACATCCTTCGGCTGCGAGCCCTCATGGACTACAGATTTCGAAGATCGTTCAACAGAGGGTGCCATATTGAGAATTATAATCACAGATATTGCAGGTCAGTCGACGTTTATTCACACTTAGGGCACCACCTGATCCGCCCTGAGGAGAACCCCAGATGCACGTCGGTATCCCGACCGAAATCAAGAACAACGAGTACCGGGTGGCCATCACCCCGGCCGGCGTCGCCGAACTGATCAAGCACGGCCACGAGGTGC from Mycolicibacterium phocaicum includes the following:
- a CDS encoding TetR family transcriptional regulator; translation: MGRWEPNAQGRLEQAALDLYLEQGFDATTVAEIAARAGLTERTFFRHFTDKREVLFRGRELADALEAAIDDAPAAAAPLDAVAGALESLSDFFADRRPHARRRQTVIAANPSLQERELIKLASLATTICDALRRRGVADPMAGLVAEAGIAVFKVAFEHWLTDPAERSLAEHIREAFSELRTATQS
- a CDS encoding HTH-type transcriptional regulator AldR, whose translation is MAPSVERSSKSVVHEGSQPKDVQPVELDDVDRQIVTALHADARMPNSALAELVGIAASTCHGRVRRLQQLGVIRGFHADIDPAAIGLGLQAMISVSLQSGARARIRDFIAHMRRLPQVMDVYFLAGADDFILHVAARDTPHLRAFVVEHLNADADVAGTQTSLIFEHLRGASPL